The Halotia branconii CENA392 region GATTAACTGAGCATTACTTGAATTTGTTTCGTGAGAATTAAATAATTTTACAATTGCGCGACTGATTAAAGGATGAATCCTAGCATCAAATTCATCAATGATTAAAATCTTACCATCTTTTAGTGTGTCAACAAGAAGACCTACTAAAACAAAGACTTTTTGAGTTCCCTCAGATTCTTGATGTTCTAAATCAAACAGTTCTGTAGACACAGGATTTCCTTCAGCATCAAATTTTTGATGCATAGTTTTCACTAATGAAAATCTTCTTACCATATTTGTTAAAACAAAGTTCTTTTGCTCATCTGGTAATTTTCTAGGCCAAGAATCAATAGTGATTTCACTTTCTTCTATAATTTCTTCTATTTTGATATTACTAAATCCCAAATCTAATTTTTTAAGCAACTGAATAATTTCATCTTTATTTTTATTTTTTCTTAAACAACTGAGTGTGTATCCTTGATAGTTTCCATCTTCTAAACCAGAAACAACGTTGACTCTGTTGGTCAGTAAATCTAAGATTTCTTCTGCAATCTTGACATTAAATTGAGCAGATACAGATAAGAAAAGAGCATTATGTCTTGTTTTCTCCTGAATACCATCAGCTTTATATGTTTTAGAAACACTAAATTTGTCTAGTTTGCGCTCAAAAAGTTTAGTTTCTTTCAATTTAGGAACATAAAATAACCATTCAGAGACAACTAGGTCACGAGTTGCCTCAAATCCGTATCTATATTTATTACCATTCATTAAAAATACTATTTCAAAAAAAGATGGTTTTTTTTCGGTTTCAGTACTGAGTTGAAATCGCTCAATATTTATTTTTTCAGTACTTTGAGTCTCTTTAGAAGAATTAACCATGAACCATTTCATGAAATCTAAAGCTTTAGCTAGGTTACTTTTACCACTAGCGTTTGCACCGTATATTGCAGCACTTTTAAGTAGTTGCAAATTATCATCTACTTCAAAAACATTATTTTCATCAAGCTTTTTGTTTTGTGCGACAAGATTAGCTGCCACCATGCTAAAGGTGACTTGCTCTTTAAACGATCTGTAGTTGCCGACACTAAATTCAATGAGCATAGCATGAAGTTTAGGCTTAAAGTATAAATCTGTGAATAAATCATAATTTACTGCTTTAAGAGTAGCAATAATTGATTGAAGATGATAAATTGTAAGATTGTTTTCAAATATACATAATATATACCATTTAGCTTTAGGGCGATCGCATACTCTCATAAACTGCAACGCCAAAAAGTACAAAACGCATCAATGAAAAGATTTAAGCAGTCAAAACAGCGATCGCATTCAATAGAAGGCAAATTTTAAAAATGCAGTGCGCTGTAAATGCATCTTGGGGAATATGTTTTAAACACACCTTAGTTAGAGTCTCTGCGCCAAATTACCGTGATAGTATACGCCTCATTCCTGTTGTTGCTACGTTAGGAGGCAAGTAT contains the following coding sequences:
- a CDS encoding AAA family ATPase produces the protein MRVCDRPKAKWYILCIFENNLTIYHLQSIIATLKAVNYDLFTDLYFKPKLHAMLIEFSVGNYRSFKEQVTFSMVAANLVAQNKKLDENNVFEVDDNLQLLKSAAIYGANASGKSNLAKALDFMKWFMVNSSKETQSTEKINIERFQLSTETEKKPSFFEIVFLMNGNKYRYGFEATRDLVVSEWLFYVPKLKETKLFERKLDKFSVSKTYKADGIQEKTRHNALFLSVSAQFNVKIAEEILDLLTNRVNVVSGLEDGNYQGYTLSCLRKNKNKDEIIQLLKKLDLGFSNIKIEEIIEESEITIDSWPRKLPDEQKNFVLTNMVRRFSLVKTMHQKFDAEGNPVSTELFDLEHQESEGTQKVFVLVGLLVDTLKDGKILIIDEFDARIHPLISRAIVKLFNSHETNSSNAQLIFMTHDTNLLSNKLFRRDQIWFTEKNRYGATDLYSLAEYKIPEDASYESDYIKGRYGAIPYIGSLNHLIDSDA